In Vitis riparia cultivar Riparia Gloire de Montpellier isolate 1030 chromosome 19, EGFV_Vit.rip_1.0, whole genome shotgun sequence, the following proteins share a genomic window:
- the LOC117909103 gene encoding G-type lectin S-receptor-like serine/threonine-protein kinase RKS1, whose product MASGASFSSTNNPITIQNSQDPQDPLLTINLSNITKLSSINYLTWSLQIQSLLEGYDLHHFIDGAHTPPPPTVTITCVASPNPVYTTWKLFSLEHDPNGTSQILSCKGTTGTGLVASGMGRVVLDVSGQIRQMTWIEDTHQWKLFWSQPRTQCQVYAYCGPSRICNLDSYEYCEYLPGFEPRSQKLGIARQIWRTARVSTNIASKSAMDCESASLNNCSCSAYAYDSEECTVWSGDLLNLQQLSESDNNAGDFHLKLADSEQNRRGEDLLLFDFSDSSEDTNHELSEANKGWRGEKKEVDLPMFSFASVSAATNNFSIENKLREGGFGPVYKGKSQRGYEVAVKRLSKRSRQGWEELKNETMLIAKLQHKNLVRLLGCCIELDEKILIYEYMPNKSLDFFLSGL is encoded by the exons aTGGCTTCTGGTGCATCCTTCTCTTCCACCAACAATCCTATCACCATCCAAAACTCTCAAGATCCTCAAGATCCCCTCCTTACAATCAATCTCTCCAATATCACCAAATTGTCATCCATCAATTATCTCACATGGAGCCTTCAAATCCAATCTCTTCTTGAAGGTTATGATCTTCATCACTTCATTGATGGCGCTCATACTCCACCACCACCCACTGTCACTATCACTTGTGTTGCATCCCCAAATCCAGTATACACAACTTGGAAGC TTTTCTCCCTGGAGCATGACCCTAATGGAACTAGCCAGATTTTATCTTGCAAGGGAACAACAGGTACTGGACTAGTGGCGTCCGGGATGGGCAG AGTGGTCCTGGATGTGTCAGGGCAGATTAGGCAAATGACATGGATTGAAGACACTCATCAATGGAAATTGTTTTGGTCTCAACCCAGAACACAATGTCAGGTTTATGCTTACTGTGGGCCTTCTAGAATCTGCAATCTGGATTCCTATGAGTATTGTGAATATTTGCCTGGTTTTGAACCTCGCTCCCAGAAACTGGGAATTGCAAGACAGATCTGGAGG ACTGCCCGAGTATCCACTAACATTGCAAGCAAGAGTGCCATGGATTGCGAGTCAGCCAGCCTGAATAACTGCTCTTGCTCTGCTTATGCTTATGACAGCGAGGAGTGTACAGTATGGAGTGGAGATCTTCTAAACCTGCAACAGCTATCAGAATCTGACAATAATGCTGGAGATTTCCATCTCAAACTTGCTGACTCTGAGCAAAATAGGAGAG GGGAAGATTTGTTACTGTTTGATTTCAGTGACAGCTCAGAAGATACCAACCATGAACTTAGTGAGGCAAATAAAGGTTGGAGAGGAGAGAAGAAGGAAGTTGATTTGCCAATGTTCAGTTTTGCGAGTGTATCTGCTGCTACCAATAACTTCTCTATTGAAAATAAACTAAGAGAGGGAGGTTTTGGACCAGTTTATAAG GGAAAGTCACAAAGAGGATATGAGGTAGCTGTGAAAAGACTTTCAAAAAGGTCTAGACAGGGTTGGGAggagttaaaaaatgaaaccatgCTTATAGCCAAGCTCCAACATAAGAATCTTGTTAGACTTTTGGGCTGCTGCATTGAGCTAGATGAGAAGATACTGATTTATGAGTATATGCCCAATAAAAGCTTAGATTTCTTCCTTTCTGGTTTGTAG